TTTATACAGATTAAAAACAATGACCGGAAGCCGGTTGTCCATGCAGAGCGAAAAAGCCGTCGTGTCCATGACCCGCAATCGCTTGCGGATGGCCTCCATGGCCGTCAATTGGGTGAGCCGCTTGGCCTGAGGGTTGGTGCGGGGATCATCCGAATAAACCCCGTCGACCTGTGTGCCCTTCAACAAAACGTCCGCGCTGATCTCGACCGCACGCAGGGCGGCGGTCGTGTCGGTTGAAAAATAAGGATTTCCGGTCCCGCCGGCAAAAATGACCACGCGGCCCTTCTCGATATGTCTCATCGCTCGACGGCGGATGAACGGTTCAGCCACGGCGCGCATCTCGATGGCGGATTGAACGCGGGTGTGGACTCCGTTCTTCTCCAATGCGTCCTGGAGCGCCAGCGCATTGA
This portion of the Verrucomicrobiia bacterium genome encodes:
- the pyrH gene encoding UMP kinase, encoding MTTTSAAPPKYRRVMLKLSGEALIGSREYGISPETCDSIAQEIKELQELDVQLAVVIGGGNIFRGLAGTKHGLDRTTGDYMGMLATVINALALQDALEKNGVHTRVQSAIEMRAVAEPFIRRRAMRHIEKGRVVIFAGGTGNPYFSTDTTAALRAVEISADVLLKGTQVDGVYSDDPRTNPQAKRLTQLTAMEAIRKRLRVMDTTAFSLCMDNRLPVIVFNLYKNGNIRRVVAGESVGTLIKSH